In Myxococcus stipitatus, the following are encoded in one genomic region:
- the pheT gene encoding phenylalanine--tRNA ligase subunit beta, whose product MKISVKWLGDYVALPPSVDELARKLTAAGLEIEGMERPAEGLKGVVVAQIQESVQHPNADKLSVTKIDAGTGTLLQVVCGAKNFKVGDKVPLATVGAKLPNGMEIKQAALRGVDSSGMLCSAKELGLSEESSGLLILSPDQKVGTPIAEALGLDDVVLEVNVTPNRPDALSHLGVAREVGVVTGAALKVPQPKPAESGAPTSEKVKVRVENPERCPRYAARVVENVTIKPSPQWMQERLKACGVRAINNVVDVTNYVNLEYGQPLHAFDLDKLAGQEIVVRMAAKGEKLTTLDGKARALDSDDLVICDKSTPQALAGVMGGGDSEVTEKTTRLVLESANFAGSGVRRTAKRHVLHTEASHRFERGADLDAVVPALERAAQLIAELSGGTVAPGRVDVYPAEKPPRQVTLRFARVEKVLGVSVAEAEVRRILEALGFKKVAQSAGQATYEVPRARVDVEREEDLLEEVARVYGYDNIPAKLPRGLAELAPEPAHSEAERRLRQALAGAGLSEVVNYSFVAPKSLEVLGLKEQPVALLNPLSVEQSVMRTSLLPGLLENLSRSVRHQVESVSVYETGRAYFRDAEGGQGIRPAAREVHRVAGLVWGLRGGGRSWTQKDARADFYDAKGAVEAVLAALRVEGTTWSPGGPAAYHPKASAEVKGADGTVLGHVGELHPRVVKALGLPEGVVVFELDTAPLYAAARLVPEYHPLPKFPAVLRDLAVVVPVEQANEEVRKVILEVGGPLVEDALVFDVYTGKPIPEGKKNLAYALRYRSPDRTLTDVEVSEAHQRIISEVNQRLGASLRA is encoded by the coding sequence GTGAAGATTTCAGTGAAGTGGCTCGGCGATTACGTGGCGCTGCCGCCGTCGGTGGACGAGCTGGCGCGCAAGTTGACCGCCGCGGGCCTCGAGATTGAGGGAATGGAGCGCCCGGCCGAAGGGCTCAAGGGCGTGGTGGTGGCCCAGATTCAGGAGTCCGTGCAGCACCCCAACGCGGACAAGCTCTCCGTCACGAAGATCGACGCGGGAACCGGCACGCTGCTGCAGGTGGTGTGCGGCGCGAAGAACTTCAAGGTCGGCGACAAGGTGCCCCTGGCCACGGTGGGCGCGAAGCTGCCCAACGGCATGGAGATCAAGCAGGCCGCGCTGCGAGGCGTGGACAGCTCCGGCATGCTCTGCTCCGCGAAGGAGCTGGGGCTGAGCGAGGAGTCGAGCGGCCTGCTCATCCTGTCGCCGGACCAGAAGGTCGGCACGCCCATCGCCGAGGCGCTGGGACTGGATGACGTGGTGCTGGAGGTCAACGTCACGCCGAACCGGCCGGACGCGCTCAGCCACCTGGGCGTCGCCCGCGAGGTGGGTGTGGTGACGGGAGCGGCGCTGAAGGTGCCCCAGCCGAAGCCCGCTGAGTCGGGCGCGCCCACGTCCGAGAAGGTGAAGGTCCGGGTGGAGAACCCCGAGCGCTGCCCGAGGTACGCGGCGCGGGTGGTGGAGAACGTCACCATCAAGCCCTCGCCGCAGTGGATGCAGGAGCGGCTGAAGGCCTGTGGCGTGCGCGCCATCAACAACGTGGTGGACGTCACCAACTATGTGAATCTGGAGTACGGCCAGCCGCTGCACGCGTTCGACCTGGACAAGCTCGCGGGGCAGGAGATCGTCGTCCGCATGGCGGCGAAGGGCGAGAAGCTGACCACGCTGGACGGCAAGGCGCGGGCGCTGGACTCGGACGACCTGGTCATCTGTGACAAGTCCACGCCGCAGGCGCTCGCGGGTGTCATGGGCGGCGGGGACAGCGAGGTGACGGAGAAGACGACGCGGCTGGTGCTGGAGTCGGCGAACTTCGCGGGCTCGGGCGTGCGGCGGACGGCGAAGCGGCACGTGCTGCACACGGAGGCGTCGCACCGCTTCGAGCGGGGCGCGGACCTGGACGCGGTGGTGCCGGCGCTGGAGCGGGCCGCGCAGCTCATCGCGGAGCTGTCGGGTGGCACGGTGGCGCCGGGTCGGGTGGACGTGTACCCGGCCGAGAAGCCGCCCCGGCAGGTGACGCTGCGCTTTGCTCGGGTGGAGAAGGTCCTGGGCGTCTCGGTGGCGGAGGCCGAGGTGCGCCGCATCCTGGAGGCGCTGGGCTTCAAGAAGGTCGCGCAGAGCGCGGGGCAGGCGACGTACGAGGTGCCTCGGGCGCGCGTGGACGTGGAGCGTGAGGAGGACCTGCTGGAGGAGGTCGCTCGCGTGTACGGCTACGACAACATCCCGGCGAAGCTGCCGCGCGGTCTGGCCGAACTGGCGCCGGAGCCCGCGCACTCCGAGGCGGAGCGGCGGTTGCGTCAGGCGCTTGCGGGCGCGGGGCTGAGCGAGGTCGTGAACTACTCGTTCGTCGCGCCGAAGAGCCTGGAGGTGCTCGGCCTGAAGGAGCAGCCGGTGGCGCTGCTCAATCCGTTGAGTGTCGAGCAGTCGGTGATGCGCACCAGCCTGTTGCCCGGGCTGCTGGAGAACCTGTCGCGCAGCGTGCGGCACCAGGTGGAGTCGGTGTCGGTGTACGAGACGGGCCGGGCCTACTTCCGCGACGCGGAGGGAGGGCAGGGGATTCGGCCCGCGGCGCGCGAGGTGCATCGTGTGGCGGGGTTGGTGTGGGGTCTGCGCGGGGGCGGCCGGAGCTGGACGCAGAAGGATGCCCGGGCGGACTTCTACGACGCGAAGGGCGCGGTGGAGGCGGTGCTCGCGGCGCTGCGCGTGGAGGGCACCACCTGGTCACCGGGTGGGCCGGCGGCGTACCACCCGAAGGCCAGCGCGGAGGTGAAGGGCGCGGACGGGACGGTGCTGGGCCATGTGGGCGAGTTGCATCCGCGCGTGGTGAAGGCGCTGGGGTTGCCGGAGGGCGTGGTCGTGTTCGAGCTGGACACGGCGCCGCTGTATGCGGCCGCGCGGCTGGTGCCCGAGTACCACCCGCTGCCAAAGTTCCCGGCGGTGCTGCGCGACCTGGCGGTGGTGGTGCCGGTGGAGCAGGCGAACGAGGAAGTGCGGAAGGTGATTCTGGAGGTCGGCGGGCCGCTGGTGGAGGACGCGCTGGTGTTCGACGTCTACACGGGCAAGCCGATTCCCGAGGGGAAGAAGAACCTGGCGTACGCGCTGCGCTACCGGTCGCCGGACCGGACGCTGACGGACGTCGAGGTCAGCGAGGCGCATCAGCGCATCATCAGCGAGGTGAACCAGAGGCTGGGTGCTTCGCTGCGTGCCTGA
- a CDS encoding integration host factor subunit alpha has translation MTKADIIEGVYEKVGFSKKESAEIVELVFDTLKETLERGDKIKISGFGNFQVRQKKARVGRNPQTGKEIEISARRVLTFRPSQVLKSALNGEAPPDDHAEIDAREEAAADAAEARGEDFDEEGMEDSEG, from the coding sequence ATGACGAAGGCGGACATCATCGAGGGCGTCTACGAGAAGGTCGGCTTCTCGAAGAAGGAGTCGGCCGAAATCGTGGAGCTCGTGTTCGACACGCTCAAGGAGACGCTGGAGCGTGGGGACAAGATCAAGATCTCCGGGTTCGGCAACTTCCAGGTGCGCCAGAAGAAGGCGCGGGTGGGCCGCAACCCGCAGACGGGCAAGGAGATTGAAATCTCTGCCCGTCGGGTGCTGACCTTCCGGCCGAGTCAGGTGTTGAAGAGTGCCTTGAACGGGGAGGCACCGCCGGATGACCACGCGGAGATCGACGCGCGGGAAGAGGCGGCGGCGGATGCGGCGGAGGCTCGGGGGGAAGATTTCGATGAAGAGGGGATGGAAGATTCAGAGGGGTAG